From a single Callithrix jacchus isolate 240 chromosome 5, calJac240_pri, whole genome shotgun sequence genomic region:
- the AAR2 gene encoding protein AAR2 homolog has translation MAAMQMDPELAKRLFFEGATVVILNMPKGTEFGIDYNSWEVGPKFRGVKMIPPGIHFLHYSSVDKANPKEVGPRMGFFLSLQQRGLTVLRWSTVREEVDLSPAPESEVEAMRANLQELDQFLGPYPYATLKKWISLTNFISEATMEKLQPENRQICAFSDVLPVLSMKHTKDRVGHNLPSWGTECKSYQEGLARLPEMKPRAGTEIRFSELPTQMFPAGATPAEITKHSMDLSYALETVLNKQFPSSPQDVLGELQFAFVCFLLGNVYEAFEHWKRLLNLLCRSEAAMVKHHALYINLISILYHQLGEIPADFFVDIVSQDNFLTSTLQVFFSSACSVAVDATLRKKAEKFQAHLTKKFRWDFAAEPEDCAPVVVVLPEGIETG, from the exons ATGGCTGCCATGCAAATGGATCCTGAGCTAGCCAAGCGCCTCTTCTTTGAAGGGGCCACTGTGGTCATCCTGAACATGCCCAAAGGAACAGAGTTTGGGATTGACTATAATTCCTGGGAGGTGGGGCCCAAGTTCCGGGGTGTGAAGATGATCCCTCCAGGCATTCACTTCCTCCACTATAGCTCTGTGGACAAGGCTAATCCCAAGGAAGTAGGCCCTCGGATGGGTTTCTTCCTTAGCCTGCAGCAGCGGGGGCTGACAGTGCTGCGCTGGAGCACAGTCAGGGAAGAGGTAGACCTGTCCCCAGCCCCTGAGTCTGAGGTGGAAGCCATGAGGGCCAACCTTCAGGAGCTGGACCAGTTCCTGGGGCCTTATCCATATGCCACTCTGAAGAAGTGGATCTCACTCACCAACTTCATCAGCGAAGCTACAATGGAGAAGCTACAGCCTGAGAACCGGCAGATCTGCGCCTTCTCTGATGTGCTACCTGTGCTCTCGATGAAGCACACCAAGGACCGGGTGGGGCACAATCTACCTAGCTGGGGCACTGAGTGCAAAAGCTACCAAGAGGGCCTGGCGCGGCTACCTGAGATGAAGCCCAGAGCCGGGACAGAGATCCGTTTCTCCGAGCTGCCCACACAGATGTTCCCAGCAGGTGCCACGCCAGCAGAGATAACCAAGCACAGCATGGACCTGAGCTATGCCCTGGAGACTGTCCTCAACAAGCAGTTCCCCAGCAGCCCCCAGGATGTGCTTG GTGAACTCCAGTTTGCTTTTGTGTGCTTCCTGCTGGGGAATGTGTACGAGGCATTTGAGCATTGGAAGCGGCTCCTGAACCTCCTGTGCCGGTCAGAAGCAGCCATGGTGAAGCACCACGCCCTCTACATCAACCTCATCTCCATCCTGTACCACCAGCTTGGTGAGATCCCTGCTGACTTCTTTGTAGACATCGTCTCCCAAGACAACTTCCTCACCAGCACCTTACAG gttttcttttcctctgcctgCAGCGTTGCCGTGGATGCCACCCTGAGGAAGAAAGCCGAAAAGTTCCAAGCTCATCTGACCAAGAAGTTCCGATGGGACTTTGCTGCGGAGCCTGAGGACTGTGCCCCGGTGGTGGTGGTGCTCCCTGAGGGCATCGAGACGGGCTAA